The Deltaproteobacteria bacterium region GGTGCCCGCGGGTCACTCCACGTCGATGCAGTCGGCGATGTGGAAGATCAGGTACTCGAGCACCCGCTCCTGCGGCGTGAGCGGCCCGCTGGAGCAGTAGTTCGGAAACCCGCTGCCGCCCAGATCGCCGAAGCCGCGGCCCTCGGTATGGTAGCTGGAATACAGCACGCGCCCGCACTGCTCGTAATCGAACGTGGTCGTCAGCGGGCGCTGGCCGTCGGCATTGCCCTCGAGCCAGACGGTCACGCCGTCGCCCTCGGCTACCTGATACTGCTCGACCCAACTGGCCAGGAAGTGTTGCACGTGCACCTGGTTGGACGCGTTGATGATCTCGTCGCCGCTGGCTTCTTCGACCGCGACGAGCCACTCGGCGAGGTCGGGCGACCGCACGGTCGCGTCGACCTCGATGTCGCCGGGGCCGATGGCGGCGGCGTTGACCGGCTCCGGGTCGGGTCCGGACGCGCCCGGTTCGAAATCGATCAGCGGCGCCCAGTTCGGGATCTGCTCGATGTAGTCGTACGACCAGTCGGTGACGTACAGCCGGCCGCCGGACAACACGTAGTTTTCGATGTTCGCGCGCACCGTCGCATCCGACAGCAGATTCTCGTACGTATTGCCGGTGCAGTTGATGAAGATGATGTTGTAGGACTTCATGCGCGCCAGGTCGCGCAGCAGGTTGTCGAACGTGTCGACCGCGGCCGGGTCGGCGCCGAGCGACTGTCCCTCGTAGATGTCGAACTGGCCCTGTTCGATGCCGAGTTTGAGCAGCACGCACTCCATCACGTCGTAGTCGCCACTGGCGACGGCGATGCGCGGAATGGATTGCGTCGCCCCGTCGTCGCGGCTGGGCAGCCGGAAATATTCGTCGCCCGGCGCGTTGTCCTCGCATGGATTGGCGATCGGCACGCGTTGTACGGACCGGAATCGACCCATCTGCGTGACGACCACGATCGACTCGCCCGGGGCTTGATTGGCCGCGGTCG contains the following coding sequences:
- a CDS encoding carboxypeptidase regulatory-like domain-containing protein is translated as MKRSIVPVALAAVALALGCGPSASQPAADAGAGGADAAGPGGCTGASCYNHCPDGKRTALTGVVRAPNGIDPVPGAAVYVPKGTVTEFPPEVACEVCDQLQGISIVSTTTATDGSFRLEPVPTAANQAPGESIVVVTQMGRFRSVQRVPIANPCEDNAPGDEYFRLPSRDDGATQSIPRIAVASGDYDVMECVLLKLGIEQGQFDIYEGQSLGADPAAVDTFDNLLRDLARMKSYNIIFINCTGNTYENLLSDATVRANIENYVLSGGRLYVTDWSYDYIEQIPNWAPLIDFEPGASGPDPEPVNAAAIGPGDIEVDATVRSPDLAEWLVAVEEASGDEIINASNQVHVQHFLASWVEQYQVAEGDGVTVWLEGNADGQRPLTTTFDYEQCGRVLYSSYHTEGRGFGDLGGSGFPNYCSSGPLTPQERVLEYLIFHIADCIDVE